From Camelina sativa cultivar DH55 chromosome 7, Cs, whole genome shotgun sequence, one genomic window encodes:
- the LOC104703881 gene encoding vacuolar-processing enzyme beta-isozyme-like codes for MAKSCNFRPALLLLLLLFLFRAESRGRFEPKILMPTEEAKPAEQDEDGIGTRWAVLVAGSSGYGNYRHQADVCHAYQILRKGGLKEENIVVMMYDDIANNPLNPRPGTLINHPNGDDVYAGVPKDYTGSNVTAANFYAVLLGDQKALKGGSGKVIASKPNDHIFVYYADHGGPGVLGMPNTPHIYAADFIETLKKKHASGTYKEMVIYVEACESGSIFEGIMPKDLNIYVTTASNAQESSYGTYCPGMNPSPPSEYITCLGDLYSVAWMEDSENHNLKKETIKQQYQTVKMRTSNYNTYSAGSHVMEYGNDSIKSEKLYLYQGFDPATVNLPPNELLVKSQVGVVNQRDADILFLWHMYRTSEEGSRKKDDTLKELTETTRHRKHLDASVELIGTVLFGPAMNVLNSIREPGLPLVDDWECLKSTVRVFETHCGSLTQYGMKHMRAFANVCNNGVPKELMEEASAAACGGYNEARYMLHPSILGYSA; via the exons ATGGCTAAGTCTTGCAATTTCAGaccagctcttcttcttcttctattactTTTCCTGTTTCGAGCCGAGTCCCGCGGTCGGTTCGAGCCAAAGATTCTTATGCCGACAGAGGAAGCTAAACCGGCTGAACAAGACGAAGATGGTATCGGTACAAGATGGGCGGTTCTCGTCGCAGGTTCTTCTGGATATGGGAATTACAGACACCAG GCTGACGTGTGTCACGCATATCAAATACTGAGAAAGGGAGGtttaaaagaagagaatataGTAGTTATGATGTATGATGACATCGCAAACAACCCACTCAATCCTCGTCCCGGTACTCTCATCAATCATCCCAACGGCGACGATGTTTACGCCGGAGTCCCTAAG gACTATACCGGTAGTAACGTTACGGCTGCGAATTTCTATGCTGTACTTCTAGGCGACCAGAAGGCTCTTAAAGGTGGAAGCGGTAAGGTCATTGCTAGCAAGCCCAACGATCACATTTTCGTATATTATGCGGATCATGGTGGTCCCGGAGTTCTTG GGATGCCAAACACGCCTCACATATATGCAGCTGATTTTATTGAAACGCTTAAGAAGAAGCATGCTTCCGGAACTTACAAAGAGATg GTTATATACGTAGAAGCGTGCGAAAGCGGGAGTATATTCGAAGGAATAATGCCAAAGGACTTGAATATTTATGTAACAACGGCTTCAAATGCGCAAGAGAGTAGTTACGGAACATATTGTCCTGGCATGAATCCGTCACCTCCATCTGAATATATCACTTGCTTAGGGGATTTATATAGTGTCGCTTGGATGGAAGACAG TGAGAATCACAATTTAAAGAAAGAGACCATAAAGCAACAATACCAAACG GTGAAGATGCGGACGTCAAACTACAATACCTATTCAGCTGGCTCTCATGTGATGGAATACGGTAACGATAGTATTAAGTCGGAGAAGCTTTATCTATACCAAGGGTTTGATCCAGCCACTGTTAATCTCCCTCCAAACGAATTACTGGTCAAGTCACAAGTGGGAGTCGTTAACCAACGCGACGCGGACATTCTATTCCTTTGGCACATG TATCGGACATCGGAAGAGGGTTCAAGGAAGAAGGATGACACATTGAAGGAACTAACTGAAACAACGAGGCATAGGAAGCATTTAGACGCAAGCGTCGAATTGATTGGCACGGTTTTGTTTGGTCCGGCAATGAATGTTCTTAACTCAATCAGAGAACCCGGTTTGCCTTTGGTCGACGATTGGGAATGTCTTAAATCAACG GTACGCGTATTTGAGACGCATTGTGGATCACTCACGCAATACGGGATGAAACATATGCGAGCGTTTGCAAACGTTTGTAACAACGGTGTCCCGAAAGAGCTTATGGAGGAAGCTTCCGCTGCAGCATGTGGTGGTTATAATGAAGCTCGCTACATGTTGCATCCATCAATCCTAGGCTATAGTGCCTGA